A window of the Synechococcus sp. JA-3-3Ab genome harbors these coding sequences:
- a CDS encoding adenylosuccinate synthase, with translation MANVVVVGAQWGDEGKGKITDLLSEKAHVVVRYQGGVNAGHTVVVGGQIFKLHLIPSGILYPDKRCIIASGTVIDPEVLLAEIDQLHQLGISTHNLYIAETAHVTLPYHRVIDVAEEERRGIYRLGTTGRGIGPTYADKAERMGIRVVDLMYPDQLRERLSWAIPYKNVLLEKIYNLPPLDPEPIIEQYLAYAERLRPYVTDAALLLTQAIEERQNILFEGAQGTLLDLDYGTYPYVTSSHPIAGGACVGAGIGPTSIDRVIGVAKAYTTRVGEGPFPTELKDEIGAYLGAAGAEFGTTTGRQRRCGWFDGVIGRYAVRINGLDCLAITKLDVLDGLDEIKVCVAYEYQGREIRHFPSDARVFAQCKPIYETLPGWKCSTKDCRSLEDLPPEAYDYLKFLAQLMQVPIAIVSLGASRDQTIIVEDPIHGPKRALLYPNGRKQVHALMPD, from the coding sequence TTGGCAAACGTTGTGGTTGTCGGTGCCCAGTGGGGCGACGAAGGAAAAGGTAAGATCACCGACCTCCTCAGTGAAAAGGCGCATGTGGTCGTCCGCTACCAAGGCGGGGTTAACGCAGGACATACCGTGGTGGTGGGGGGCCAAATCTTTAAGCTGCACCTGATCCCCTCCGGCATCCTCTACCCCGACAAGCGCTGCATCATCGCCAGCGGCACGGTGATCGACCCTGAGGTGTTGCTGGCCGAGATCGACCAACTGCACCAACTGGGGATCTCCACCCACAACCTCTACATCGCCGAGACAGCCCACGTAACCTTGCCCTACCACCGCGTCATCGACGTGGCCGAGGAAGAGCGACGCGGCATCTACCGGCTGGGCACCACCGGGCGAGGCATTGGCCCTACCTACGCCGACAAGGCCGAGCGCATGGGCATCCGCGTCGTGGACTTGATGTACCCCGACCAACTGCGGGAGCGCCTCAGTTGGGCCATTCCCTACAAGAACGTTTTGCTGGAAAAAATCTACAACCTACCCCCTCTGGATCCCGAGCCGATCATCGAGCAATACCTGGCCTACGCGGAGCGGCTGCGCCCCTACGTCACCGACGCTGCCCTACTCCTCACCCAGGCCATCGAGGAGCGGCAGAACATCCTCTTTGAGGGGGCCCAGGGCACGCTGTTGGATCTCGACTACGGCACCTACCCTTACGTCACTTCCTCCCATCCCATCGCCGGCGGCGCCTGCGTGGGGGCCGGGATCGGCCCCACCAGCATTGACCGGGTGATTGGGGTAGCCAAGGCCTACACCACCCGCGTCGGCGAAGGCCCCTTCCCCACCGAGCTCAAGGACGAGATTGGCGCTTACCTGGGGGCGGCGGGAGCCGAATTTGGCACCACCACCGGGCGGCAGCGGCGCTGCGGCTGGTTCGACGGCGTAATCGGGCGCTACGCCGTGCGGATCAACGGCCTGGATTGCTTGGCCATCACCAAGTTGGATGTGCTGGACGGCCTAGACGAGATCAAGGTGTGCGTGGCCTATGAGTACCAGGGGCGCGAGATCCGTCACTTTCCCAGCGATGCCCGCGTCTTTGCCCAGTGCAAGCCCATTTATGAAACCCTGCCCGGCTGGAAGTGCTCCACCAAAGACTGCCGCTCCCTTGAGGACTTGCCTCCCGAAGCCTACGACTACCTGAAGTTTTTGGCCCAGTTGATGCAGGTGCCGATTGCCATCGTCTCCCTGGGAGCCAGCCGCGACCAAACCATTATCGTGGAGGATCCCATCCACGGCCCCAAGCGCGCCTTGCTCTACCCCAACGGCCGCAAGCAAGTTCACGCCCTCATGCCCGACTGA
- a CDS encoding Uma2 family endonuclease produces the protein MTALTLNLSPLMTLTREDFIRLCAANPELKLERTARGELVIMSPTGGEVGHWNAEITTELTLWNRQSGRGKTFDSSTGFSLPSGSDRSPDLAWIPLEKWEALDPQTRQGFLPLCPDFVVEILSPTDSWVQAQAKMQEYIDNGCRLGWLLDPKAKRVMIYRAGQAPELLEDPETLSGEDVLPGFTLPIRTIWSAES, from the coding sequence ATGACGGCCTTGACGCTCAATCTCAGCCCCTTGATGACTCTGACGCGAGAGGATTTTATCCGGCTATGTGCGGCCAATCCTGAGCTAAAGCTAGAGCGCACTGCCCGAGGAGAGCTGGTGATCATGTCCCCCACTGGCGGTGAAGTTGGCCACTGGAATGCAGAGATCACCACAGAGCTAACCCTCTGGAATCGCCAATCAGGCCGAGGCAAAACCTTTGATTCTTCCACGGGGTTTTCTCTGCCTTCAGGCAGCGACCGCTCTCCTGACCTGGCCTGGATCCCGCTGGAAAAGTGGGAGGCTCTGGATCCCCAGACCCGCCAGGGATTCTTGCCCCTGTGTCCTGACTTTGTGGTGGAGATCCTCTCGCCCACCGATTCTTGGGTTCAAGCCCAGGCCAAGATGCAGGAGTACATAGACAACGGCTGTCGCTTGGGGTGGCTTTTGGATCCCAAGGCCAAGCGGGTGATGATCTACCGAGCAGGACAGGCGCCGGAACTGTTGGAAGACCCAGAAACCTTGTCGGGAGAAGACGTGCTGCCCGGCTTCACCCTGCCTATCCGCACAATCTGGTCTGCCGAGAGCTAG
- the miaB gene encoding tRNA (N6-isopentenyl adenosine(37)-C2)-methylthiotransferase MiaB yields the protein MAAPTYYTITFGCQMNRADSERMAGILESLGYVPAEDELQADLVLFNTCTIRDNAEQKVYSYLGIQAQRKRKNPAIKLIVAGCVAQQEGERLLRRVPELDLVMGPQYVNRLGDLLAQVEAGNQVVATEPVEIPEDITKPRRDSRVTAWINVIYGCNERCTYCIVPLVRGREQSRQPQAIRAEIEDVARAGYREVTLLGQNIDAYGRDLDPKTNLASLLRFVHSVEGIERIRFATSHPRYFTEELIATCAELPKVCEHFHIPFQAGSDAVLKRMRRGYTQERYRQLIQLIRQYMPEATISADAIVGFPGETEAQFQETLQLVQDIGFDFLNTAAYSPRPGTPAAEWPDQVPEEEKSDRLQRLNRLVAEVAAARSARLLGQVQEVLVEGPNPKNPRQAMGRTRGNRIVFFDGDPEQLQGSLVPVRITATRAFSLSGEIVKPGEEKPQAAELGACT from the coding sequence ATGGCTGCTCCCACCTATTACACCATCACCTTCGGCTGTCAAATGAACCGGGCCGATAGCGAGCGCATGGCCGGGATCCTCGAGTCGCTGGGGTATGTGCCCGCCGAAGACGAGCTGCAGGCAGACTTAGTTCTCTTCAATACCTGCACCATCCGCGATAACGCTGAGCAAAAGGTGTATTCCTACCTGGGCATCCAGGCGCAGCGCAAGCGGAAAAACCCAGCCATCAAGCTCATCGTGGCCGGCTGCGTGGCCCAGCAGGAGGGGGAAAGGTTGCTGCGCCGCGTCCCCGAGTTGGATCTGGTCATGGGCCCCCAGTACGTCAACCGCCTTGGGGATCTGCTGGCCCAGGTGGAGGCGGGCAACCAGGTGGTGGCCACCGAGCCTGTCGAGATCCCGGAAGACATCACCAAGCCCCGCCGGGATAGCCGGGTGACAGCCTGGATCAACGTCATCTACGGCTGTAACGAGCGCTGCACCTACTGCATTGTGCCGTTGGTGCGGGGACGGGAGCAGTCGCGCCAGCCGCAGGCCATCCGCGCCGAGATTGAGGACGTGGCCCGGGCCGGCTACCGCGAGGTCACCTTGCTAGGGCAAAACATCGACGCCTACGGGCGGGATCTGGATCCCAAGACCAACCTGGCCAGCCTGCTGCGCTTTGTCCATTCGGTGGAAGGTATTGAGCGGATTCGCTTTGCCACCAGCCACCCGCGCTACTTTACTGAAGAGCTGATCGCCACCTGTGCCGAGCTGCCCAAGGTGTGCGAGCACTTCCACATCCCCTTCCAGGCGGGCAGCGACGCCGTCCTCAAGCGGATGCGGCGGGGCTACACCCAGGAGCGCTACCGCCAGCTCATCCAGCTCATCCGCCAGTACATGCCCGAGGCCACCATCAGCGCCGATGCCATCGTCGGCTTCCCCGGCGAAACGGAAGCCCAGTTTCAGGAAACCCTGCAACTGGTTCAGGATATCGGCTTTGATTTCCTCAATACTGCCGCCTACTCTCCCCGCCCTGGCACGCCGGCAGCCGAGTGGCCTGACCAGGTGCCGGAAGAGGAAAAAAGCGACCGCCTGCAACGGCTCAACCGCTTGGTCGCGGAGGTGGCTGCCGCCCGCAGCGCCCGGCTGCTGGGCCAGGTGCAGGAGGTGCTGGTGGAAGGCCCCAATCCCAAAAACCCCCGCCAGGCCATGGGGCGCACCCGCGGCAATCGCATCGTCTTCTTCGACGGCGATCCCGAGCAATTGCAGGGATCCCTGGTGCCAGTGCGCATCACTGCCACACGGGCCTTTTCCCTCAGCGGCGAGATCGTCAAGCCAGGGGAAGAGAAACCTCAAGCGGCGGAACTTGGAGCTTGCACGTAA
- a CDS encoding S41 family peptidase, translating to MKGFARAVQVWGTVGALSGVLSGRVMGQAALPPVPVMPSVEDPIANPISPFQGASPDLGIPAAPPLPAMGQDLRYLVELFINESWQAGKQAAAVNYNDLYTRLLARTYSDPRPPIEVEYELIREVLREYGDPADRFWDPQSFRDLLNRPRPPLQARQIGPRQVYLAVPELTPATAQQIRQALYTQDYSQGIVLDLRSSVGYDPQVIADVARLFLPRSVQPLLVTEDRFGQPTPWNSENLPLAAGIPSAVLVDGNTRQGATLLAAQLGASGSTVIVGQPTQGSERQTRFFALPSGAAVELAVATWKTGDGRSLAQGLVPLQKVEGDENAWLKAALEALALPRRPSPPPRPTVLVQEGRVGRFVLGMDTRNVDTHLLGNVDLIPAESRANVFQPNSDLKIFYLQDYILFAYRRPGVLNSFFADRIYTTQPEAMTGEGIRIGSTYSEVIAIYGGPGENGYNEVVPYPKGSREYLRDDRYYVNYDALGLSFAFAAGSNQVTAIGLFKPGS from the coding sequence ATGAAGGGATTTGCGCGGGCAGTTCAGGTGTGGGGCACAGTCGGGGCGCTCAGCGGAGTCCTTTCTGGCAGAGTGATGGGGCAAGCGGCCTTGCCCCCTGTGCCGGTCATGCCCTCAGTTGAGGATCCGATTGCGAATCCGATTTCTCCCTTCCAGGGTGCGTCGCCCGATCTGGGCATCCCGGCAGCTCCTCCTTTGCCAGCAATGGGCCAGGATTTGCGCTATCTGGTGGAGTTGTTCATCAACGAGTCTTGGCAGGCGGGCAAGCAAGCCGCTGCGGTTAACTACAACGACCTCTACACCCGCCTGTTGGCCCGCACCTACAGCGATCCCCGTCCGCCCATCGAAGTCGAGTACGAGCTGATTCGAGAGGTTCTGCGCGAATACGGGGATCCCGCCGATCGCTTCTGGGATCCCCAAAGCTTCAGGGACTTGCTCAACCGCCCTCGTCCACCCCTGCAGGCGCGTCAGATTGGGCCGCGCCAGGTTTACCTGGCAGTGCCGGAGCTCACCCCTGCCACAGCCCAGCAGATCCGCCAAGCCCTCTACACCCAGGATTACAGCCAAGGCATTGTCCTCGACCTGCGCAGCTCGGTGGGCTATGACCCGCAAGTGATAGCGGATGTGGCACGCCTATTCTTGCCCCGCTCCGTGCAGCCGCTGCTGGTTACCGAAGACCGCTTTGGCCAGCCTACCCCCTGGAACAGCGAAAACCTGCCACTGGCTGCTGGGATCCCATCGGCCGTCCTGGTCGACGGCAACACCCGCCAGGGGGCCACCCTCCTGGCGGCCCAGTTGGGAGCCAGCGGCAGCACCGTTATAGTAGGGCAACCCACTCAAGGCAGCGAACGCCAGACCCGCTTCTTTGCCCTTCCTTCTGGCGCGGCGGTGGAACTGGCCGTGGCCACCTGGAAGACAGGCGATGGACGCTCCCTAGCCCAGGGTTTGGTGCCCCTGCAAAAGGTGGAGGGGGATGAGAACGCCTGGCTAAAGGCCGCCCTAGAAGCGCTGGCCCTGCCCCGCCGCCCCAGCCCTCCCCCCCGCCCCACCGTCCTGGTGCAAGAGGGCCGTGTTGGTCGCTTTGTCCTGGGCATGGATACCCGCAACGTCGATACCCACCTCTTGGGCAACGTGGATTTGATCCCGGCCGAATCGCGGGCAAATGTATTTCAGCCCAACAGCGACCTGAAGATCTTCTACTTGCAGGACTACATCCTCTTTGCCTACCGCCGTCCGGGCGTTCTCAATAGCTTTTTTGCCGACCGCATCTACACCACCCAACCCGAAGCCATGACTGGCGAAGGGATCCGTATCGGCTCCACCTACTCGGAAGTGATCGCCATTTACGGCGGGCCTGGCGAGAACGGCTACAACGAGGTGGTGCCCTACCCCAAGGGGAGCCGAGAATATCTGCGCGACGATCGCTACTATGTCAACTACGACGCCCTTGGCCTGTCCTTTGCCTTTGCGGCGGGATCCAACCAGGTCACCGCCATTGGCCTGTTCAAGCCGGGGAGCTAA
- a CDS encoding SH3 domain-containing protein: protein MLMKMQALLSQSCRSILSLRKIPSALSIATTLLLLVGNASAQSLDNGGSKAETPAASLQVLPVLPAATARTWVVQTSPSSATLNPSSADDRAAIRQAVLTDPLINEYLRQAAARSPGVPVHPLETGAIAIVENYALAEASAEVGDLPVIDGCYLLKKHGGQWVVVAQAGWEPGLSINPSWLSTVLDVPKDVVSRLIDTLRSAGKEVEIDDTLYTDVPLPCITQIEDPNPPTNVRSTPAVAAGNVIGQLPNGTEVRVMEVLNGWLKIRQPLVGWVSMGLTRVSCGNSLAEVEKNLEALHSLEGELAIEAADTLVRYLYRGAEGSFAAAALAHFNELAINRFYALKMVLDRHTEEVRRHVLQQAIAAGIHPQARTHFEQEIAQSKTLSPTLKTWKTLNQSQTRLRLYKLEPGLPIASYCPSAGGYSGIQFCMGMSSSCHDGLDAQSQPLDDSDARGFYPAMCGQS, encoded by the coding sequence ATGTTGATGAAAATGCAAGCTCTTCTATCCCAAAGCTGCCGATCGATATTGAGCTTGAGGAAAATCCCATCAGCATTGTCGATAGCAACAACGCTGCTGCTTTTGGTCGGCAATGCCTCTGCGCAATCCCTGGACAATGGCGGATCCAAGGCAGAAACTCCTGCAGCTTCCCTTCAAGTTTTGCCAGTGTTGCCTGCTGCCACAGCGAGAACTTGGGTTGTGCAAACCTCGCCATCCTCAGCCACCCTAAACCCAAGCAGCGCTGACGACCGTGCGGCCATAAGGCAAGCTGTGCTCACCGACCCATTGATCAACGAGTATCTCCGACAAGCAGCAGCTCGATCTCCCGGTGTGCCGGTTCATCCTCTGGAAACCGGAGCAATCGCCATTGTCGAAAACTATGCCCTAGCCGAAGCCTCTGCCGAAGTTGGCGACCTTCCGGTAATTGATGGCTGCTATTTGCTTAAAAAACACGGTGGTCAGTGGGTAGTGGTGGCTCAGGCGGGCTGGGAGCCAGGGCTAAGCATTAATCCAAGTTGGCTCTCGACAGTGCTAGATGTGCCCAAAGATGTTGTCAGTCGGCTAATTGATACACTTCGCAGTGCCGGCAAGGAGGTTGAGATCGACGACACCTTGTACACAGATGTCCCCCTGCCCTGCATTACTCAGATAGAGGATCCCAATCCGCCGACTAATGTACGATCGACACCCGCTGTAGCCGCAGGCAATGTTATCGGTCAACTGCCCAATGGAACCGAAGTGCGGGTCATGGAAGTACTCAACGGCTGGCTCAAGATTCGACAGCCATTGGTGGGCTGGGTATCGATGGGTCTGACACGGGTATCCTGTGGCAACTCCCTGGCAGAAGTGGAAAAGAATCTAGAAGCTCTGCATTCTCTGGAAGGGGAACTGGCCATAGAAGCCGCCGATACCTTGGTGCGATACCTCTATCGGGGTGCAGAGGGATCCTTTGCCGCAGCGGCGCTGGCCCATTTCAACGAGCTTGCCATCAACCGGTTTTATGCTCTGAAAATGGTGCTTGACAGGCACACTGAAGAGGTGCGTCGTCACGTATTGCAGCAAGCCATCGCAGCAGGGATCCATCCTCAAGCCCGGACACACTTCGAGCAGGAAATTGCCCAGAGCAAGACTCTCTCCCCTACTCTCAAGACCTGGAAAACGTTGAATCAGAGCCAAACCAGACTGAGACTTTATAAACTAGAGCCAGGGCTCCCAATTGCTTCCTATTGCCCTTCAGCAGGGGGTTATTCTGGAATCCAGTTTTGCATGGGAATGTCCAGTTCATGCCATGACGGCCTTGACGCTCAATCTCAGCCCCTTGATGACTCTGACGCGAGAGGATTTTATCCGGCTATGTGCGGCCAATCCTGA